A region of Pyxidicoccus parkwaysis DNA encodes the following proteins:
- a CDS encoding glycoside hydrolase family 16 protein produces MTPLRLLPWLSVLSLGCLACDPAGSRIDKPEQPNDSTPQPSNEWQLVWQDEFDGPANTPPSSDKWVHDVGGGGWGNAQLEYDTNKTENVSLDGEGHLVITARKESFGGNSYTSGRINTRGRFAQAYGRFEARMQLPVGRGMWPAFWLLGANLEESPWPDCGEIDIMEYRGQLPAIIRGSLHGPGYSGGNNIGGEYVVSGGKLYEDFHVYALEWEPERIRWQLDGVTFLETTPAKLPAGKRWVYDHPFFILLNLAVGGNYVGPPDRSTVFPQQLKVDYVRVYTRGA; encoded by the coding sequence ATGACCCCCTTGCGTCTCCTTCCCTGGCTCTCGGTGCTGAGCCTGGGATGCCTCGCGTGTGACCCGGCTGGCTCGCGCATCGACAAGCCCGAGCAGCCCAACGACTCCACCCCGCAGCCGAGCAATGAATGGCAGCTGGTGTGGCAGGACGAGTTCGACGGACCGGCGAACACCCCGCCCTCCTCGGACAAATGGGTCCACGACGTGGGAGGAGGCGGCTGGGGCAATGCCCAGCTCGAGTACGACACGAACAAGACGGAGAACGTCTCGCTGGACGGTGAGGGCCACCTGGTCATCACCGCGCGCAAGGAGTCGTTCGGCGGCAATTCCTATACATCTGGCCGCATCAACACCCGCGGACGCTTCGCGCAGGCCTATGGCCGCTTCGAGGCGCGTATGCAATTGCCGGTGGGGCGCGGCATGTGGCCGGCCTTCTGGCTGCTGGGCGCCAACCTGGAGGAGTCGCCCTGGCCGGACTGCGGCGAAATCGACATCATGGAGTACCGGGGCCAGCTGCCGGCCATCATCCGCGGCTCGCTCCATGGCCCGGGCTACTCGGGCGGCAACAACATCGGCGGTGAGTACGTCGTCAGCGGCGGGAAGCTGTACGAGGACTTCCACGTCTACGCACTGGAGTGGGAGCCGGAGCGCATCCGCTGGCAGCTCGACGGCGTGACGTTCCTGGAGACGACGCCCGCGAAGCTGCCCGCCGGCAAGCGCTGGGTCTACGACCATCCCTTCTTCATCCTGCTCAACCTCGCGGTGGGCGGGAACTACGTGGGGCCGCCGGACCGCAGCACCGTGTTCCCCCAGCAGCTCAAGGTGGACTACGTGCGCGTCTACACGAGGGGCGCATGA
- a CDS encoding ROK family transcriptional regulator produces the protein MRVGTAEMTVDAAGMRAQNSSLLLNMIWRERQISRAEIARRTELSPSTVSAIVADLEHSGLVRSIGAGVSRGGRRPTLIGFCDDAFSIIGVEMGATHVTVILTDLRGRVRVQRQASQAVRDDPKGTLQKVKELVQECLEAERVPRRSVLGMGVAVPSPVHPSAPGKLSPLIVPAWKDYDVQEWLKSAFNLPVFVDNDANLGALSECYWGAGVGGEDLTYIKLATGIGSGFIIHGDVYRGSGGTAGEIGHIAVDSSGPQCVCGLRGCLVTLIGTGALVERARELMGIKGRRSPSVKELVEGARSGEPAARQVIDSLGHYLGIAVAGLLNLMNPAIVVLGGEISSVGDLLLDPLRASVRKRALSTSMAETRIVTSALGDRAIAVGAATLVLQAALRNRALFPLQHVGKTA, from the coding sequence ATGAGAGTGGGAACGGCGGAGATGACGGTCGACGCGGCGGGCATGCGGGCGCAGAACAGCAGCCTGCTGCTGAACATGATCTGGCGCGAGCGCCAGATTTCCCGAGCGGAAATCGCCCGGCGCACGGAATTGAGCCCGTCGACTGTCTCGGCCATCGTCGCGGACCTGGAGCACTCCGGCCTGGTGCGCAGCATCGGCGCCGGAGTCTCGCGCGGCGGCCGCCGCCCCACCCTCATCGGCTTCTGTGATGACGCGTTCAGCATCATCGGCGTGGAGATGGGCGCCACGCATGTGACGGTGATTCTCACGGACCTGCGCGGCCGCGTGCGCGTGCAGCGGCAGGCCTCGCAGGCGGTGCGCGACGACCCGAAGGGCACTCTCCAGAAGGTGAAGGAACTGGTGCAGGAGTGCCTGGAGGCGGAGCGCGTGCCGCGCCGCTCGGTGCTGGGCATGGGCGTGGCCGTGCCGAGCCCCGTCCATCCGTCCGCCCCGGGCAAGCTGTCGCCGCTCATCGTCCCGGCGTGGAAGGACTACGACGTCCAGGAGTGGCTGAAGTCCGCCTTCAACCTGCCGGTGTTCGTGGACAACGACGCGAACCTCGGCGCGCTGTCGGAGTGCTACTGGGGCGCGGGCGTGGGCGGCGAGGATTTGACGTACATCAAGCTGGCCACCGGCATCGGCTCGGGCTTCATCATCCACGGGGACGTGTACCGTGGCTCCGGCGGCACCGCCGGTGAGATTGGCCACATCGCCGTGGACTCGTCCGGCCCGCAGTGTGTCTGCGGCCTGCGCGGGTGCCTCGTCACCCTCATCGGCACCGGGGCGCTGGTGGAGCGCGCGCGGGAGCTCATGGGCATCAAGGGCCGCCGCTCGCCCTCGGTGAAGGAATTGGTGGAGGGCGCGCGCTCGGGCGAGCCGGCCGCGCGGCAGGTCATCGACAGCCTGGGACACTACCTGGGCATCGCGGTGGCGGGCCTGCTCAACCTGATGAACCCGGCCATCGTCGTGCTGGGTGGAGAAATCTCCTCGGTGGGAGACCTCCTGCTGGACCCGCTCCGCGCCTCGGTGCGCAAGCGGGCGCTGTCCACCTCCATGGCGGAGACGCGCATCGTCACCTCCGCGCTCGGAGACCGCGCCATCGCCGTGGGCGCGGCCACGCTCGTGCTCCAGGCCGCGCTGCGCAACCGCGCTCTCTTTCCACTTCAACACGTCGGGAAAACGGCATGA
- a CDS encoding carbohydrate-binding protein gives MTKTVESWSNRVARSWLKPVCWSGALGLALAAGAGCDSASEEASSPQQPLIETSQSVRVGARRQAEGWVATGTTGVFNEGGGEGQSVAGFQVNEQIHYTAVEFGGADRIDFNLGAPYGGGRAELWADAIGSGRLLGTLDMGAATGDWNTFAVRSLNIPEIGGTHDLYLRGVATGGDWLYKLDWFELHDTNVAGGVVLPARIEAERFVAASDTTAGNSGSAACTSAVNANVDLEACTDSSGCGCNIGWTVAGEYLDYSVTNAGSGTSNFDINLRVASERTGQRVRVELPPGTVRGYASPDGSTPGWQSWVTRTVGGVPVAPGTQTLRLVFEGELNLNYLDIQPAAATNGVAVQVTNKCPFPLWIHGEGNGGILQPDDARLGTNEVRTYTAPSLWTSARVTAFLDGPRSNEIDKVEMTFDRTPQGEQALNYNLTYVDWVGLPMEVSSVGTGADCKPAGCYRSAATITNGCPSGLLDGKKCISARTYCLNPVNASKPYCTALDAKITECVNRYADCRGAAGAKTPEVYACSGAFFSQSPKYCAAINRGMLDSPDNTNKALYYQTTPYNTYAKWAHGQCPNIYALAYDDYPPAAEASGYHSCVNGSRLNIVFCPAG, from the coding sequence ATGACGAAGACCGTTGAGTCGTGGAGCAACCGCGTTGCGCGGAGCTGGTTGAAGCCGGTGTGTTGGTCTGGAGCGCTCGGCCTGGCGCTGGCCGCTGGCGCGGGCTGTGACAGCGCGAGCGAAGAGGCCTCGAGCCCACAACAGCCCCTGATCGAGACCTCCCAATCCGTCCGCGTCGGAGCCCGACGTCAGGCGGAGGGCTGGGTCGCCACCGGCACGACAGGCGTCTTCAACGAGGGCGGCGGCGAGGGCCAGTCCGTCGCCGGCTTCCAGGTCAACGAGCAGATTCACTACACGGCGGTGGAGTTCGGCGGCGCGGACCGCATCGACTTCAACCTCGGCGCTCCCTACGGAGGCGGCCGGGCGGAGCTGTGGGCAGACGCCATCGGCTCGGGCCGGCTGTTGGGCACGCTGGACATGGGCGCGGCCACCGGGGACTGGAACACCTTCGCGGTGCGCTCGCTGAACATCCCCGAGATTGGCGGCACGCACGACTTGTACCTGCGCGGCGTGGCCACCGGCGGCGACTGGCTCTACAAGCTGGACTGGTTCGAGCTGCACGACACCAACGTCGCGGGCGGCGTGGTGTTGCCTGCCCGCATCGAAGCCGAGCGCTTCGTCGCCGCGAGCGACACCACCGCCGGCAACAGCGGCTCCGCGGCCTGCACCAGCGCCGTCAACGCCAACGTGGACCTCGAGGCCTGCACGGACAGCTCGGGCTGCGGCTGCAACATCGGCTGGACGGTGGCAGGCGAGTACCTCGACTACTCCGTGACGAACGCGGGCTCCGGCACGAGCAACTTCGACATCAACCTGCGCGTGGCCAGCGAGCGCACCGGCCAGCGCGTCCGCGTGGAATTGCCGCCCGGCACCGTGCGCGGCTACGCGTCCCCGGACGGCTCCACGCCCGGCTGGCAGAGCTGGGTGACGCGCACGGTGGGCGGCGTCCCCGTGGCCCCCGGCACCCAGACGCTGCGCCTCGTCTTCGAGGGCGAGCTGAACCTCAACTACCTGGACATCCAGCCCGCCGCCGCCACCAACGGTGTCGCCGTGCAGGTGACGAACAAGTGCCCCTTCCCGCTCTGGATTCACGGCGAGGGCAACGGCGGCATCCTCCAGCCGGATGATGCGCGGCTCGGCACCAACGAGGTGCGCACGTACACCGCGCCCTCCCTGTGGACGTCCGCGCGCGTGACGGCCTTCCTCGACGGGCCCCGCTCCAACGAAATCGACAAGGTGGAGATGACGTTCGACCGCACGCCCCAGGGCGAGCAGGCCCTCAACTACAACCTCACCTACGTGGACTGGGTGGGCCTGCCCATGGAGGTGAGCAGCGTGGGCACCGGCGCGGACTGCAAGCCCGCCGGCTGCTACCGCTCCGCGGCCACCATCACCAACGGCTGCCCCAGCGGCCTGCTCGACGGGAAGAAGTGCATCTCCGCGCGCACGTACTGCCTCAACCCCGTCAACGCCTCCAAGCCGTACTGCACCGCGTTGGACGCGAAGATTACCGAGTGCGTCAACCGCTACGCCGACTGCCGTGGCGCCGCTGGCGCGAAGACGCCTGAAGTCTACGCCTGCTCCGGCGCCTTCTTCAGCCAGAGTCCGAAGTATTGCGCCGCCATCAACCGCGGGATGCTCGACTCGCCGGACAACACCAACAAGGCGCTCTATTACCAGACGACTCCGTACAACACGTACGCGAAGTGGGCGCATGGCCAGTGCCCCAACATCTACGCGCTCGCCTACGACGACTACCCTCCCGCGGCCGAGGCGAGCGGCTACCACTCCTGTGTGAACGGCTCCCGCCTCAACATCGTCTTCTGCCCGGCCGGGTAG
- a CDS encoding peptidoglycan-binding protein — MRVDGSSPSIPSPSSQDTESVQRNEAPEPKVLREEDTSQSTGHDDASSFEEESSSSSSPKLRPPPPPPPPEPPPPEPWPVPEKDLKRGDSGKDVQALQDSLVELGYLTQEQVATGPGQFGPKTQAALEKFQKDHGLPTDGHYEARTREALSQALNSSHPAGAKTHGAAMSAEAAFITQFTSEYNPYGPRGSTNCGPASLAMSLAYTGHMPPGLTKEQQVDHARALMSPRRESEFTYVKASDGTRVPLLDRDHELTGGTMVADGIKSAGLTARYGQGWEALDQQLAAGNPVIANGATNASWRAQFPERMGNGDIGHLNAILGKTQDGKYLVADPLHTGGPVAMTRQQLSVFFSPTGGQPSFNALQGASRGTGAAAAGASAGAAASASAGAAASTGAAASAGTAASAGAAANASAGIAASAGATTASLPPRKDSGVVELLRNAATGLPVPEPGISTASTSTKATAGTQAATGSDPKAKAQQDAKALETTLQRSMQDAARQFEQLVISNPDPAYQQALVEAAKPSLEKMGDCFDGVSPETDRQLHPPKPQQPPDLNDKQVFNKLAGQETNIKYQTFYNLARAAEAMKEPAAGKVGELFVSKMQPGFTQSPVLLSAVRNCIQGGVGSRLAVDMERGKDGPTLTTPNSPRLYGKDVNALHETIWKSVDTIRADFTAAADKAEAHQAKLTELLSGPARVLTPEQQQKVISTFMTPERQKDVAEYQRLGTLLAKAAPDGVPATPDDPRVTELARALPRLAETDSGAEYLASQLDAKGQGRPVFFDVVSKLKDGKDFDEKLAVALVKSAGRDAIKAASLRDVATAKNIYEGLAQYAHLYGMKPDDMRRYTSVLQTLKPNMPPEQYRRNLQPLDNLLRDQSAGLIGNPESHAGQALRGLGVVIATSAFLGDATQWSDSDVAARIKIVGDGLSVGGDGMTWLHETFVKGASACKGFGRLSAVGAILGVVGDTIQTFQAVKAGHYFSAGASGAQALGGAILAASAFVSVAPGLQLLGAALFAGGVLVKTLNPDQLILRGQQVDLLAASGMDRKLAETLVHTGPDFLDEKLGQGLGMSPGDIQKFLGEHLELEGHRGYIDTLAQAAGTFGMTGANFQRFIERLAKTNDAQDLYALGDRLHSLFFGQPPSMDADGSYPSQAQRFRNWVETSYPDLISWVDEQHRKAAAA, encoded by the coding sequence ATGCGAGTCGACGGTTCTTCTCCTTCCATCCCGAGTCCCTCGTCGCAGGACACCGAGAGCGTCCAGCGAAACGAGGCCCCCGAGCCCAAGGTCCTCCGCGAGGAGGACACGTCCCAGTCCACGGGGCATGACGACGCGTCCTCCTTCGAGGAGGAGTCATCTTCCTCCTCCTCTCCGAAGCTGAGGCCGCCGCCCCCACCGCCTCCTCCCGAGCCGCCGCCCCCGGAGCCCTGGCCCGTCCCCGAGAAGGACTTGAAGCGCGGCGACTCCGGCAAGGACGTGCAGGCGCTCCAGGACTCCCTCGTCGAACTGGGCTACCTCACGCAGGAGCAGGTCGCCACGGGCCCGGGACAGTTCGGTCCGAAGACGCAGGCCGCGCTGGAGAAGTTCCAGAAGGACCACGGCCTTCCCACTGACGGGCACTACGAGGCCCGCACGCGCGAGGCGCTGTCGCAGGCGCTCAATTCCTCCCATCCGGCGGGCGCGAAGACACACGGCGCGGCCATGTCGGCGGAGGCCGCGTTCATCACCCAGTTCACCTCCGAGTACAACCCATACGGCCCTCGCGGCAGCACCAACTGCGGCCCCGCGAGCCTCGCCATGTCGCTGGCGTACACGGGCCACATGCCTCCGGGGCTCACGAAGGAGCAGCAGGTGGACCATGCGCGCGCGCTGATGAGCCCGCGCCGTGAATCTGAGTTCACCTATGTGAAGGCGTCAGACGGCACGCGTGTGCCATTGCTGGACAGGGACCATGAGTTGACGGGCGGCACCATGGTCGCCGACGGCATCAAGAGCGCGGGCCTCACCGCGCGCTACGGACAGGGATGGGAGGCGCTGGACCAGCAGCTCGCGGCGGGCAATCCCGTCATCGCCAACGGCGCCACCAATGCGTCCTGGCGCGCGCAGTTCCCCGAGCGAATGGGCAACGGCGACATCGGCCACCTCAACGCAATTCTCGGCAAGACGCAGGACGGGAAGTACCTCGTCGCGGACCCGCTCCACACCGGTGGCCCGGTGGCGATGACGCGGCAGCAGCTCAGCGTCTTCTTCTCGCCCACCGGCGGGCAGCCGTCCTTCAACGCCCTGCAGGGCGCTTCGCGCGGAACGGGGGCCGCCGCAGCGGGAGCGAGCGCGGGGGCCGCTGCGAGCGCGAGTGCTGGGGCCGCAGCAAGCACGGGGGCCGCAGCAAGCGCGGGGACTGCCGCGAGCGCGGGAGCCGCTGCGAACGCGAGTGCTGGGATTGCTGCGAGCGCGGGAGCCACGACGGCCTCGCTGCCTCCGAGGAAGGACTCGGGCGTGGTGGAGCTCCTGCGCAATGCCGCCACCGGGCTGCCCGTGCCGGAGCCGGGCATCAGCACCGCCAGCACCTCGACGAAGGCGACCGCCGGCACGCAGGCGGCCACGGGCTCGGACCCGAAGGCGAAGGCACAGCAGGACGCGAAGGCGCTGGAGACGACGCTCCAGCGCAGCATGCAGGACGCCGCGAGGCAGTTCGAGCAGCTCGTCATCAGCAACCCGGACCCCGCCTACCAGCAGGCACTGGTTGAGGCCGCGAAGCCCTCGCTGGAGAAGATGGGCGACTGCTTCGACGGCGTGTCGCCGGAGACGGACCGGCAGCTCCACCCGCCGAAGCCGCAGCAGCCGCCCGACCTCAATGACAAACAAGTCTTCAACAAGCTGGCGGGCCAGGAAACCAACATCAAATACCAGACGTTCTACAACCTCGCCCGCGCCGCCGAGGCGATGAAGGAGCCCGCCGCCGGCAAGGTGGGCGAGCTCTTCGTCAGCAAGATGCAGCCGGGCTTCACGCAGAGCCCCGTGCTGCTCAGCGCGGTGAGGAACTGCATCCAGGGCGGCGTCGGCTCGCGGCTCGCCGTGGACATGGAGCGCGGCAAGGACGGCCCCACGCTCACCACTCCCAACAGCCCCCGCCTGTATGGGAAGGACGTCAACGCCCTCCACGAGACGATTTGGAAGTCGGTGGACACGATTCGCGCCGACTTCACCGCCGCCGCGGACAAGGCGGAGGCGCACCAGGCGAAGCTCACCGAGCTGCTCAGCGGCCCGGCCAGGGTCCTCACCCCGGAGCAGCAGCAGAAGGTCATCTCCACCTTCATGACGCCCGAGCGGCAGAAGGACGTGGCCGAGTACCAGCGGCTCGGCACGCTGCTCGCGAAGGCCGCGCCGGACGGCGTGCCCGCCACGCCCGATGACCCGCGCGTGACGGAGCTGGCGCGGGCGCTGCCCCGGCTGGCGGAGACGGACTCCGGCGCGGAGTACCTCGCGTCGCAGCTCGATGCCAAGGGCCAGGGCCGGCCCGTCTTCTTCGACGTCGTCTCCAAGCTGAAGGACGGCAAGGACTTCGACGAGAAGCTCGCCGTCGCGCTGGTGAAGTCCGCGGGCCGCGACGCCATCAAAGCCGCCAGCCTCCGCGACGTGGCCACGGCGAAGAACATCTACGAGGGCCTGGCGCAGTACGCCCACCTGTACGGCATGAAGCCCGACGACATGCGCCGGTACACGTCGGTGCTCCAGACGCTCAAGCCGAACATGCCGCCCGAGCAGTACCGGCGGAACCTGCAGCCTCTCGACAACCTGCTGAGAGACCAGTCCGCGGGCCTCATCGGCAACCCCGAGTCCCACGCGGGACAGGCACTCCGGGGCCTGGGCGTCGTCATCGCCACGTCGGCCTTCCTCGGAGACGCCACCCAGTGGTCCGACTCGGACGTGGCCGCGCGCATCAAGATTGTCGGCGACGGTCTCAGCGTGGGCGGGGACGGAATGACCTGGCTCCACGAGACCTTCGTGAAGGGCGCCTCGGCCTGCAAGGGATTCGGCCGGCTGTCCGCCGTCGGCGCCATCCTCGGCGTGGTGGGCGACACGATTCAGACCTTCCAGGCCGTGAAGGCGGGCCATTACTTCAGCGCCGGCGCGTCGGGAGCCCAGGCCCTTGGCGGAGCCATCCTCGCCGCGTCCGCCTTCGTCAGCGTGGCGCCCGGACTCCAGTTGCTCGGGGCCGCCCTGTTCGCGGGCGGAGTCCTGGTGAAGACGCTGAACCCGGACCAGCTCATCCTGCGCGGGCAGCAGGTGGACCTGCTCGCGGCGAGCGGCATGGACCGAAAGCTCGCGGAGACGCTCGTCCACACCGGCCCGGACTTCCTCGACGAGAAGCTGGGCCAGGGCCTCGGCATGTCGCCCGGCGACATCCAGAAGTTCCTCGGCGAGCACCTGGAGCTGGAAGGCCACCGGGGCTACATCGACACGCTCGCGCAGGCCGCGGGCACCTTCGGCATGACGGGCGCCAATTTCCAGCGGTTCATCGAGCGGCTGGCCAAGACCAACGACGCCCAGGACCTGTACGCGCTGGGCGACCGCCTCCACTCGCTGTTCTTCGGCCAGCCCCCGTCCATGGACGCCGACGGCAGCTACCCCTCCCAGGCCCAGCGCTTCCGGAATTGGGTGGAGACGAGCTACCCGGACCTCATTTCATGGGTGGATGAGCAACACCGGAAGGCAGCGGCCGCGTAA
- a CDS encoding TonB-dependent receptor plug domain-containing protein, giving the protein MRVRPWWPVGPIALSLLLNASPALAQEPSASGEPTPPSEDTASGGEEPEVHSQVASFAVTKLQESPAVVTAMNADEIRASGARDLMDLLLQIPGFYFGVDVQGSVGPGFRGLWGYEGKVLLVIDGKEMNEQLYSTMQLGHEFPIELVERIEVVRGPGSVIYGGNAELAVINVITRGIQGSTDLQLTGTYGELETVNGRRSVTVSGRKVFEAAPGLSMFASASLGQGQRSDAEFHDYFGHTASMGGQSQLDPTTIQAGVGYKDLQLSVLYQRSTISTIVAFDEVLPSPAPTQFEAFHAELSDKFRPSERLELVTRLNLTLSEPFRDANQESPYYYEKQVRRLRGRAMARWAALDFLQLTAGADVTSDAGKLQGPADIGLQTAFGAEGADHVSYLNLAGFMEAYLDNPIATVVAGARYENHSAFGSSFVPRLVLLRGFGPFSAKALFSRAFRAPGIENISLGDNVTPERTTVLEFEGTLRLGEGQTVSANVFDMGVTDPIIYSYDAVTNTEAYRNLGRLGSRGLELDYHLRAGWGRLALNYSFYTPSGRNDVEDYQVPGHSNAFTAMPTHKASLSGNVKVLPWLTVSPTAVLVGKRYAVDAPDDAGNSAVEELPTQLLLNLFVSAENVGTPGLELGAGIYNIMGTNFRLAQPYNGGHAPLPVFSREFLVRVSYLLDPGAGS; this is encoded by the coding sequence ATGCGCGTCCGCCCCTGGTGGCCCGTCGGCCCCATCGCTCTCTCCCTGTTATTGAACGCCTCCCCCGCCCTCGCGCAGGAGCCCTCCGCGTCCGGTGAGCCCACCCCGCCCTCCGAGGACACCGCGTCCGGCGGCGAGGAGCCCGAGGTCCACAGCCAGGTCGCTTCGTTCGCCGTGACGAAGCTGCAGGAGTCTCCCGCAGTCGTCACCGCGATGAACGCGGATGAGATTCGCGCGTCCGGCGCGCGAGACCTCATGGACCTGCTGCTCCAGATTCCGGGCTTCTACTTCGGCGTGGACGTGCAGGGCTCGGTGGGCCCGGGCTTCCGCGGTCTCTGGGGCTACGAGGGCAAGGTGCTCCTCGTCATCGACGGCAAGGAGATGAACGAGCAGCTCTACTCCACCATGCAGCTCGGCCACGAGTTCCCCATCGAGCTCGTGGAGCGCATCGAGGTGGTGCGCGGCCCGGGCTCCGTCATCTACGGCGGCAACGCGGAGCTGGCCGTCATCAACGTCATCACCCGCGGCATCCAGGGCAGCACGGACCTGCAGCTCACGGGCACGTACGGCGAGCTGGAGACCGTCAACGGCCGCCGCAGTGTGACGGTGTCCGGCCGCAAGGTCTTCGAGGCCGCGCCGGGCCTCAGCATGTTCGCCTCCGCGTCCCTCGGACAGGGCCAGCGCAGCGACGCCGAGTTCCACGACTACTTCGGCCACACGGCCAGCATGGGCGGGCAGAGCCAGCTGGACCCGACCACGATTCAGGCGGGCGTGGGCTACAAAGACTTGCAGCTCAGCGTGCTGTACCAGCGCAGCACCATCTCCACCATCGTCGCCTTCGACGAGGTGCTCCCCTCTCCGGCGCCCACCCAGTTCGAGGCCTTCCACGCCGAGCTGAGCGACAAGTTCCGCCCCAGCGAGCGGCTGGAGCTCGTGACTCGCCTCAACCTCACCCTCTCCGAGCCCTTCCGCGACGCGAACCAGGAGTCGCCCTACTACTACGAGAAGCAGGTGCGGCGACTGCGCGGCCGGGCCATGGCGCGCTGGGCGGCGCTCGACTTCCTCCAGCTCACCGCCGGCGCGGATGTGACGTCCGATGCGGGCAAGCTCCAGGGCCCTGCGGACATCGGCCTGCAGACGGCCTTCGGTGCGGAGGGCGCGGACCATGTCTCGTACCTCAACCTCGCGGGCTTCATGGAGGCCTACCTCGACAACCCCATCGCCACGGTGGTGGCCGGCGCGCGCTACGAAAACCATAGCGCCTTCGGCAGTTCCTTCGTGCCGCGTCTGGTGTTGCTGCGCGGCTTCGGTCCGTTCAGCGCCAAGGCCCTCTTCAGCCGCGCGTTCCGCGCGCCGGGCATCGAGAACATCAGCCTGGGCGACAACGTCACGCCCGAGCGCACCACCGTGCTCGAGTTCGAGGGCACGCTGCGGCTCGGCGAGGGACAGACGGTCAGCGCCAACGTCTTCGACATGGGCGTGACGGACCCCATCATCTATTCGTACGACGCGGTGACGAACACGGAGGCGTACCGGAACCTGGGACGCCTGGGCAGCCGAGGCCTCGAGCTGGACTACCACCTGCGCGCGGGCTGGGGCCGGCTCGCGCTCAACTACTCGTTCTACACGCCGTCCGGCCGCAACGACGTGGAGGACTACCAGGTGCCCGGGCACTCCAACGCCTTCACGGCGATGCCCACGCACAAGGCGTCCCTCTCCGGCAACGTGAAGGTGCTGCCGTGGCTCACCGTCAGCCCCACCGCGGTGCTGGTGGGCAAGCGCTACGCGGTGGACGCGCCGGACGACGCGGGCAACTCGGCGGTGGAGGAGTTGCCCACGCAGCTGCTCCTCAACCTCTTCGTCAGCGCGGAGAACGTGGGCACGCCGGGGCTGGAGCTGGGCGCCGGCATCTACAACATCATGGGCACCAACTTCCGCCTCGCCCAGCCGTACAACGGCGGCCACGCCCCGCTCCCCGTGTTCTCCCGCGAGTTCCTCGTGCGCGTGAGCTACCTGTTGGACCCGGGGGCGGGCTCGTAG
- a CDS encoding PEGA domain-containing protein encodes MKQSTWIAVILLGTVTVNGVMYGVVRSRRSATPDTPVATHAPRPPTQAAAPSPVTVASVTPAPEDDANAGLARARRAAGLAALEDRDYETAVAEFTEALRLRKDDKGDLVELLRIAAELRTREQSRTQHADRTRAVREPAAPTRKESAKARPVRVASRTSAREETSAAAEEPRNGLLLVTSTPPGLQVLVDGKTVDLTPARVPLKAGTYRVALAQGDRKLSEETVELGEDDVHSLNKDLSAELAPPPSRPAPQPVVTAPPAPTSPAATMAAAQPTSAPEPAPPPTTTAARAATGKGDLDVTSPALYGEVWINNRPYGFPPLKAQGLPAGPARVEVRVNGVVKRKMTVEVEPDRLTAVRVR; translated from the coding sequence ATGAAACAGTCAACCTGGATTGCCGTCATCCTGCTGGGCACCGTCACCGTCAATGGCGTCATGTATGGCGTGGTGCGGAGCCGCCGTTCCGCCACGCCCGACACCCCCGTCGCGACCCATGCGCCCCGCCCCCCGACTCAGGCCGCGGCCCCGTCACCGGTGACGGTGGCGTCCGTCACGCCCGCGCCCGAGGACGATGCGAACGCCGGCCTCGCACGGGCCCGGCGCGCCGCGGGCCTGGCCGCCTTGGAGGACCGCGACTACGAGACGGCCGTGGCCGAGTTCACCGAAGCGCTGCGGCTGCGCAAGGACGACAAGGGCGACCTGGTGGAGCTGCTGCGCATCGCCGCGGAGCTGCGCACGCGCGAGCAGTCGCGCACGCAGCACGCGGACCGGACCCGCGCCGTGCGCGAGCCCGCCGCTCCGACGCGCAAGGAATCCGCGAAGGCGCGGCCCGTGCGGGTGGCGTCCCGCACCTCGGCTCGCGAGGAGACTTCCGCCGCGGCCGAGGAGCCTCGCAACGGGCTGCTGCTGGTGACGTCCACGCCGCCGGGGTTGCAGGTGCTGGTGGATGGCAAGACGGTGGACCTCACGCCCGCGCGCGTGCCGCTGAAGGCGGGGACGTACCGCGTGGCGCTCGCGCAGGGAGACCGCAAGCTGTCGGAGGAGACGGTGGAGCTGGGCGAGGACGACGTCCACTCCCTCAACAAGGACCTCTCCGCCGAGCTGGCGCCTCCGCCCTCGCGCCCCGCGCCGCAGCCGGTGGTGACGGCGCCTCCCGCGCCCACCAGCCCCGCCGCGACGATGGCCGCCGCGCAGCCCACGTCCGCTCCCGAGCCCGCTCCGCCGCCCACCACCACCGCGGCCCGTGCCGCGACGGGGAAGGGAGACCTCGACGTGACGTCTCCGGCCCTCTACGGCGAGGTGTGGATCAACAACCGCCCCTATGGCTTCCCGCCGCTGAAGGCCCAGGGCCTGCCGGCCGGCCCCGCCCGCGTCGAGGTCCGCGTCAACGGCGTGGTGAAGCGGAAGATGACCGTCGAAGTCGAGCCCGACCGACTCACCGCGGTCCGCGTTCGCTGA